In Cellvibrio polysaccharolyticus, a genomic segment contains:
- the fabG gene encoding 3-oxoacyl-ACP reductase FabG has translation MSLENKVALVTGASRGIGAAIADQLGAAGAIVIGTATSESGAAKITERLQAAGVRGAGKVLNVTDPASVAALLASIQEEFGAPAILVNNAGITKDNLLMRMSEEEWFDVVNTNLSAVYRLSKAVLRGMMKARWGRIINISSVVGAMGNPGQSNYAATKAGVAGFARSLAAEVGSRGITVNTVAPGFIDTDMTKVLSEEQKHGLLSKIPLGRLGKPEEIAAVVGFLASEAGGYVSGETIHVNGGMYMS, from the coding sequence ATGAGTCTTGAGAATAAAGTGGCATTGGTCACAGGTGCCAGCCGCGGCATCGGTGCAGCCATCGCTGATCAGTTGGGCGCTGCGGGCGCTATCGTTATCGGTACCGCTACCAGTGAGTCCGGCGCAGCAAAAATTACCGAACGTCTGCAGGCGGCCGGTGTTCGCGGCGCAGGCAAAGTGTTGAATGTGACCGATCCTGCATCGGTTGCAGCGCTGCTTGCCAGCATCCAGGAAGAATTTGGTGCCCCGGCCATTCTGGTAAATAATGCCGGCATCACCAAAGACAACTTGTTGATGCGCATGAGCGAAGAAGAGTGGTTTGATGTAGTCAATACCAATTTGAGTGCGGTCTACCGTTTGAGCAAAGCGGTATTGCGTGGCATGATGAAAGCCCGCTGGGGTCGTATTATTAATATCAGCTCGGTTGTGGGTGCTATGGGTAATCCTGGCCAAAGCAACTATGCTGCTACCAAAGCCGGTGTGGCCGGTTTTGCCCGTTCGCTGGCAGCTGAAGTCGGTTCGCGGGGCATTACAGTAAACACGGTTGCGCCAGGTTTTATTGATACTGATATGACCAAGGTATTATCCGAGGAACAAAAGCACGGATTGTTGTCAAAGATTCCGCTTGGAAGATTGGGTAAGCCGGAAGAGATTGCTGCGGTTGTTGGCTTCCTTGCCAGCGAAGCAGGAGGCTATGTCAGCGGCGAAACTATCCATGTTAACGGCGGCATGTATATGTCCTGA
- the mltG gene encoding endolytic transglycosylase MltG, with protein MLFTGWLRRHYRKILLAMFILLLSAVASVWAAWRYLNNWLDHPMNLPEAGHYYLLTPGKSLGHMARDLSAEGILTHAQWLVYFARWQEQTRVQAGEYWLPFALTPRQLLQKLNQGDVVLHQLTLVEGWTFRQALQTLQAHEAVQVKLQDLSDDDIMAILDLPIEHPEGWFFPDTYTFTRGTTDVELLRRAWQHMQQVLLPLWETRPDGLPYKDPYEVLIMASIIERETGASWEREKVAGVFVRRLQQGMRLQTDPTVIYGMGERFQGRITRADLQESTPYNTYVISGLPVTPIALPGRASIAAALNPEEGTALYFVAKGDGTTQFSDTLQQHNQAVRRYQIQRRQDYRSTLKPGQTP; from the coding sequence ATGTTGTTTACAGGTTGGCTGCGCCGACATTATCGAAAAATTTTGCTGGCAATGTTCATTCTGCTGTTGTCGGCCGTTGCCAGCGTCTGGGCGGCATGGCGATACCTTAACAACTGGCTTGACCACCCGATGAATTTGCCGGAAGCCGGTCATTATTACCTGCTGACCCCCGGAAAAAGCCTCGGGCACATGGCCCGCGATTTATCTGCTGAAGGTATTCTCACGCATGCACAGTGGCTGGTCTATTTTGCCCGCTGGCAAGAGCAAACCCGGGTGCAAGCCGGTGAATACTGGTTGCCCTTTGCGCTGACTCCCCGGCAATTGCTGCAAAAATTGAATCAGGGTGATGTGGTTCTTCATCAGTTGACGCTGGTTGAGGGCTGGACGTTTCGCCAGGCGCTGCAAACGCTGCAGGCCCACGAAGCGGTTCAAGTAAAACTTCAGGATCTGAGCGATGATGACATCATGGCCATTCTGGATTTACCTATTGAGCACCCCGAAGGCTGGTTTTTTCCGGATACCTACACTTTTACCCGCGGTACCACCGATGTAGAGCTGCTGCGCCGTGCCTGGCAACACATGCAGCAAGTGCTGTTACCGCTGTGGGAAACGCGTCCGGATGGCTTGCCCTACAAAGACCCGTATGAGGTATTGATTATGGCGTCTATCATCGAGCGGGAAACCGGTGCATCCTGGGAGCGGGAAAAAGTGGCTGGCGTGTTTGTGCGCCGTTTGCAGCAAGGCATGCGTTTGCAAACTGACCCGACTGTTATCTACGGCATGGGCGAGCGCTTCCAGGGACGAATCACTCGCGCCGATTTGCAGGAATCCACCCCTTACAATACCTATGTAATTTCCGGCTTGCCGGTTACGCCTATCGCTTTGCCAGGGCGTGCGTCTATTGCGGCGGCACTTAACCCGGAGGAGGGCACCGCTTTGTACTTTGTGGCGAAAGGCGATGGCACTACGCAGTTTTCAGATACCCTGCAACAACACAACCAGGCGGTACGCCGCTATCAAATACAGCGTCGACAGGATTACCGGTCTACCCTGAAACCGGGGCAAACGCCCTGA
- the acpP gene encoding acyl carrier protein, which yields MSSIEERVKKIVAEQLGVKEEEVKNEASFVEDLGADSLDTVELVMALEEEFETEIPDEEAEKITTVQLAIDYINANLA from the coding sequence ATGAGCAGCATTGAAGAACGTGTAAAAAAAATCGTTGCTGAGCAACTGGGTGTGAAAGAAGAAGAAGTTAAAAACGAAGCTTCTTTTGTTGAAGATCTGGGTGCGGATTCACTCGATACCGTTGAGCTGGTTATGGCTCTGGAAGAAGAGTTTGAAACTGAAATCCCAGACGAAGAAGCTGAGAAAATCACCACAGTTCAATTGGCTATCGATTACATCAACGCCAATCTGGCGTAA
- the fabD gene encoding ACP S-malonyltransferase: MQKNLAFVFPGQGSQKPGMLAELANQYPLVQHLFAEASDVLGYDLWQLVQTGSQEDINLTERTQPLLLTASVAVWRIWKEQGGVTPALVSGHSLGEWSALVCSDVLAFADAVKLVQHRGRYMQEAVPAGQGGMAAIIGLDDDKILAACAEAAQGDVVSAVNFNSPGQVVIAGAAAAVERASALCKEAGAKRALPLPVSAPFHTSLMKPAAERLRSLIDSTLFSAPTIPVIHNVTAAVESDPAAIKSLMIEQIYSPVRWVDCVNAISAAGINFTVECGPGKVLSGLNKRINKELTTLSIETPEELQTVLSTVF, from the coding sequence ATGCAAAAAAATCTCGCCTTTGTTTTCCCCGGGCAGGGTTCCCAGAAGCCGGGCATGCTGGCTGAGCTGGCCAATCAATATCCTCTGGTACAACATTTATTTGCCGAAGCATCTGACGTTTTGGGTTACGACTTGTGGCAACTGGTGCAAACCGGTAGTCAGGAAGATATTAATCTCACCGAGCGCACCCAGCCTTTGTTGCTGACCGCCAGTGTTGCCGTGTGGCGAATTTGGAAAGAGCAGGGCGGCGTTACGCCAGCGCTGGTTTCAGGGCACAGCCTGGGTGAGTGGTCTGCGCTGGTGTGTTCCGATGTGCTGGCTTTTGCCGATGCGGTCAAGCTGGTGCAACACCGCGGACGTTACATGCAAGAAGCTGTGCCGGCCGGTCAGGGCGGTATGGCTGCGATTATCGGGCTGGATGATGATAAAATCCTTGCCGCTTGCGCCGAAGCTGCGCAAGGCGACGTGGTTTCTGCCGTGAATTTCAACTCTCCCGGCCAGGTGGTTATTGCCGGTGCAGCGGCTGCCGTTGAGCGCGCCAGTGCTTTGTGCAAAGAGGCGGGTGCCAAGCGCGCCTTGCCATTGCCAGTAAGTGCTCCGTTTCATACCTCATTGATGAAGCCCGCTGCCGAGCGCCTGCGATCACTTATTGATAGCACGCTGTTCAGCGCACCGACCATTCCCGTTATTCATAACGTAACGGCGGCTGTTGAAAGTGATCCGGCAGCTATCAAGTCGTTGATGATTGAGCAGATTTACAGTCCGGTTCGCTGGGTCGATTGCGTAAACGCCATCAGCGCTGCCGGGATAAATTTCACAGTGGAATGTGGCCCTGGTAAAGTTTTGTCAGGTTTGAACAAGCGGATCAACAAAGAGTTGACCACATTATCTATTGAAACACCGGAAGAGTTGCAGACGGTGTTGAGCACGGTTTTTTAA
- the pabC gene encoding aminodeoxychorismate lyase has translation MSNSYPLISVNGVIGQQISPLDRGFAYGDGLFETCRLTRGVIPLWALHKARLRAGCERLRIPLDEALLEHYLAALLSAAALAEGIFKVTVTRGVGGRGYGLPAEVFPTYCLALYDTAINLAHQQGVVLRVCQQRLARNASLAGIKHLNRLEQILARTEWQDTAIVDGLLMDKNGHFIESTSSNLFIVRKGQLLTPNLSRCGVAGIMRQLITDVLAPGAGITTEIGSVTLSDLQSADEVFICNAVNGIWPVVEIRSEANPMIFSQGNITAALQQALRAYFSGKVI, from the coding sequence ATGTCAAATTCCTATCCGCTCATCTCTGTTAACGGTGTTATCGGCCAGCAAATTTCTCCATTGGATCGGGGTTTTGCCTATGGCGATGGCCTGTTTGAAACCTGCCGCCTGACCCGGGGCGTAATTCCCCTGTGGGCGTTGCATAAAGCGCGGCTTCGCGCCGGTTGCGAGCGTTTGCGAATCCCTCTCGATGAAGCCCTGCTGGAGCACTATCTGGCAGCGCTGCTTTCAGCTGCTGCCCTTGCAGAAGGTATTTTCAAGGTAACCGTAACGCGCGGCGTTGGCGGGCGCGGCTATGGACTGCCTGCCGAGGTTTTTCCGACCTATTGCCTGGCGTTGTATGACACGGCTATTAACCTGGCGCATCAACAAGGTGTGGTTCTGAGAGTTTGCCAGCAGCGCCTTGCGCGCAATGCCAGCCTGGCGGGTATCAAACACCTCAATCGGCTCGAGCAAATTCTGGCGCGTACCGAGTGGCAGGATACGGCGATTGTTGATGGCTTACTGATGGATAAGAATGGTCATTTTATTGAATCTACCAGCAGCAATCTTTTTATTGTGCGAAAAGGCCAGTTGCTAACCCCGAATCTTTCGCGCTGTGGTGTGGCCGGTATTATGCGGCAGCTGATCACGGACGTGCTTGCTCCCGGTGCGGGTATTACCACAGAAATCGGCAGCGTCACTTTGTCGGATTTGCAATCGGCTGACGAAGTTTTTATTTGTAATGCGGTCAATGGTATCTGGCCGGTAGTGGAAATTCGCAGTGAGGCGAATCCGATGATCTTTTCTCAGGGAAATATAACCGCTGCACTGCAGCAAGCGCTTCGAGCATACTTTTCCGGAAAGGTGATTTGA
- the fabF gene encoding beta-ketoacyl-ACP synthase II: MSRRRVVITGLGMVSSLGNTVEETWHGIVNGKSGVAPITTFDVSAFSTQFSASVKNLVVEDYLLAKEARKMDPFIQYGMVAGIQAIRDAGLEVTDANRGRIGVSIGSGIGGIGSIEEGALVVEHKGPRRISPFFVPSAIINMISGNLSIMHGIQGPNIALTTACTTGTHSIGFAARMIQYGDADVMIAGGAEMATTPVGLGGFAAARALSSRNDNPEAASRPWDKDRDGFVLGDGAGVLVLEEYEYAKARGARIYAELIGFGMSGDAYHMTSPPEDGAGAASSMRNAIVDANISPELIHYINAHGTSTPAGDKAECHAVKTIMGSAIDQVAVSSTKSMIGHLLGAAGAVEAIFSVLAIRDQVAPPTINLDNPDEGCDINLVPHTAQERKIDAVLSNSFGFGGTNGSLIFRKI; this comes from the coding sequence GTGTCGCGCAGAAGAGTTGTAATCACTGGTCTTGGTATGGTCAGTTCACTGGGTAATACTGTCGAAGAAACATGGCACGGTATTGTCAACGGCAAGAGTGGTGTGGCTCCTATCACGACATTCGATGTCTCTGCTTTTTCCACGCAATTCAGTGCATCAGTCAAAAATCTGGTTGTTGAAGATTATTTGCTGGCTAAAGAAGCGCGCAAAATGGATCCGTTTATCCAATACGGCATGGTGGCTGGTATTCAGGCTATCCGTGATGCCGGGCTGGAAGTGACCGATGCCAACCGTGGACGCATCGGTGTATCCATCGGCTCCGGTATTGGCGGCATTGGCAGTATCGAAGAAGGTGCTTTGGTTGTTGAGCATAAAGGGCCGCGACGCATATCTCCGTTTTTTGTGCCAAGTGCCATTATCAATATGATTTCCGGCAACCTGTCTATCATGCATGGTATACAGGGGCCAAACATCGCGCTGACCACGGCGTGTACCACAGGTACGCACAGCATTGGTTTTGCGGCGCGTATGATCCAATACGGTGATGCGGATGTGATGATTGCCGGTGGTGCCGAAATGGCTACCACCCCGGTCGGTCTGGGTGGTTTCGCTGCGGCCCGCGCACTGTCATCCCGCAATGACAACCCCGAAGCGGCCAGCCGCCCGTGGGATAAAGACCGCGATGGTTTTGTGCTGGGCGATGGCGCCGGTGTGCTGGTGCTGGAAGAGTACGAATATGCCAAGGCTCGCGGCGCGCGCATTTATGCCGAGCTGATCGGTTTTGGTATGAGCGGTGACGCTTACCACATGACTTCACCGCCAGAAGACGGTGCCGGTGCTGCGTCTTCCATGCGCAATGCCATTGTGGATGCCAATATTTCGCCAGAGCTGATTCACTATATCAACGCGCACGGTACTTCCACGCCGGCCGGTGACAAGGCTGAATGCCATGCGGTGAAAACGATTATGGGCAGCGCTATTGATCAGGTTGCGGTCAGTTCGACCAAGTCCATGATCGGCCATTTGCTGGGTGCTGCCGGTGCGGTAGAGGCCATCTTCAGTGTATTGGCTATTCGCGATCAGGTTGCTCCGCCAACCATCAATCTGGATAACCCGGATGAAGGCTGCGATATCAACCTGGTGCCGCATACCGCTCAGGAGCGTAAAATTGATGCCGTGCTGTCCAACTCTTTTGGTTTTGGTGGCACTAACGGATCATTGATTTTCCGCAAAATCTGA